From one Malus sylvestris chromosome 1, drMalSylv7.2, whole genome shotgun sequence genomic stretch:
- the LOC126631582 gene encoding uncharacterized protein LOC126631582, with the protein MKRNNGKHLYELLDGTGLHRHFIGTSWRPLQKRSATASLIFFLLLLLLCVAALLSAGWIDTRKFIFSGTYSNESIIPTKETPKRTEFPLQCTKGINVTQTCPRTYPTTHNPTNPNRPSNLTCPSHFRWIHEDLRPWKGTGITRDMIERARKTAHFRLVIVDGKAYIEKYRQSIQTRDMFTLWGILQLLRVYPGRLPDLELMFDCDDRPVVRSKDFRGPNVGPPPVFRYCADEESLDIVFPDWSFWGWAEINIKPWRSLLPSIKEGNKRTKWKDRIPYAYWKGNPHVAPTRKDLLKCNVSEKNDWNTRLYIQDWEKESKQGYKQSNLEDQCKHRYKIYVEGWAWSVSEKYIMACNSMTLYVKPRYYDFFMRSMTPLQHYWPIRDNSKCTSLKFAVEWGNNHTDKVQEIGEAASKFIQEDLKMDYVYDYMFHVLNEYAKLLQFKATIPPSAVELCSETMACAANGTWKNFMVESMVKYPSDELPCTLPPPYDSPALRNFLERKANSTRQVEVWEDEYWKSRNKTQ; encoded by the exons atgaagaggaacaATGGGAAGCATTTGTATGAGTTGTTGGATGGGACAGGATTGCATCGGCATTTTATAGGAACAAGTTGGAGGCCATTGCAGAAGAGAAGTGCAACAGCTTCTTTAATCTTCTTCCTGTTGTTGCTGCTTTTGTGTGTTGCTGCTTTGTTATCTGCTGGCTGGATTGATACT aGAAAGTTTATATTTTCAGGTACTTATTCTAACGAATCAATCATACCCACAAAAGAAACCCCAAAAAGAACTGAATTCCCTCTGCAGTGTACCAAAGGAATTAATGTAACACAAACTTGTCCAAGAACCTACCCTACCACACACAACCCCACAAATCCTAACCGTCCATCAAACCTCACATGCCCGTCACACTTCCGATGGATCCATGAAGATCTAAGACCGTGGAAAGGGACGGGAATCACAAGGGACATGATAGAGCGGGCCCGAAAGACTGCACATTTTAGGCTTGTGATCGTGGACGGAAAGGCCTACATAGAGAAGTACAGACAATCCATACAAACTAGGGACATGTTCACGTTATGGGGCATTTTACAGCTTCTAAGGGTTTACCCTGGTAGATTGCCTGACTTGGAGCTCATGTTTGACTGCGATGATCGGCCTGTCGTCCGATCAAAGGACTTTCGGGGGCCTAATGTTGGCCCACCACCGGTGTTTCGATATTGTGCAGACGAGGAGAGCTTGGACATTGTGTTTCCAGATTGGTCCTTTTGGGGCTG GGCTGAGATCAACATAAAACCATGGAGAAGTTTATTGCCAAGCATAAAAGAAGGCAATAAAAGAACAAAGTGGAAGGACAGGATCCCCTATGCTTACTGGAAAGGTAACCCTCATGTGGCTCCAACCAGAAAGGACCTTCTCAAATGCAATGTCTCAGAAAAAAATGACTGGAATACACGCCTATATATACAG gaTTGGGAGAAAGAATCTAAACAAGGGTACAAGCAATCCAACTTGGAAGACCAGTGCAAGCATAG gtataaaatttatgtagaaGGATGGGCGTGGTCTGTAAGTGAAAAATACATCATGGCATGCAATTCTATGACGCTGTATGTAAAGCCTCGGTACTACGATTTCTTTATGAGAAGCATGACGCCATTGCAGCATTATTGGCCTATTAGGGACAACAGCAAGTGCACTTCTCTTAAGTTCGCGGTGGAATGGGGCAATAATCACACAGACAAG GTGCAGGAAATTGGGGAGGCAGCTAGCAAATTCATACAAGAAGATCTAAAGATGGACTATGTGTACGATTACATGTTTCATGTGCTAAATGAATATGCAAAGCTCTTGCAATTCAAAGCGACTATACCTCCCAGTGCAGTGGAGCTATGCTCAGAAACAATGGCATGTGCTGCAAATGGTACATGGAAGAACTTCATGGTGGAGTCCATGGTGAAGTATCCTAGTGATGAACTGCCATGCACTCTGCCTCCTCCATACGATTCTCCGGCTCTTCGTAATTTTCTTGAGAGAAAGGCTAATTCAACTAGGCAAGTAGAAGTTTGGGAAGATGAATACTGGAAAAGTAGAAATAAAACGCAATAG
- the LOC126631862 gene encoding actin-depolymerizing factor 1-like: MANAASGMAVHDDCKLKFLELKAKRNFRFIVFKIEEKIQQVIVEKLGGPDESYDDFSASMPADECRYAVYDFDFTTNENCQKSKIFFIAWAPDTSRVRSKMLYASSKDRFKRELEGIQVELQATDPSEMSLDIIKGRAL; this comes from the exons ATG GCAAACGCTGCTTCTGGAATGGCTGTGCATGATGATTGTAAGCTCAAGTTCTTAGAACTAAAAGCGAAGAGAAATTTCCGATTTATTGTGTTCAAGATCGAGGAGAAGATACAACAGGTGATTGTAGAGAAGCTTGGAGGTCCTGATGAAAGCTACGATGATTTCAGTGCCTCCATGCCTGCCGATGAGTGCCGCTATGCCGTCTATGATTTTGATTTTACAACCAATGAGAACTGCCAGAAAAGCAAAATATTCTTCATTGCATG GGCACCCGATACATCAAGGGTGAGAAGTAAGATGCTTTATGCAAGCTCCAAGGACAGATTCAAGAGGGAGTTGGAAGGCATTCAAGTGGAGTTGCAGGCAACAGATCCTAGTGAGATGAGCTTGGATATCATAAAAGGGCGGGCACTCTAA